The genome window cttatgtttcatgcacctttcttacctatgtttgggttagctttcaaacactaaacactcttgtgcttaatccccttaccgcttgaattccctccttgccatcctttgagaacgatactcgggaacttcttcccgttttaccacctattactttccatccaccgcgaaaactacacccatcAATTATTAATGGTATGTAGgcaccttaaaaaaaattaatggctTCTAAGTAAAACAGTCCTCTCAGTTCCAGAATTCAGGAGAGAGATGGTAGACAAAACACTAATGTTATTCTGCAGATTTGCAATACCAACAACAATGGATATCCTAAAGTTTCAGGTCAGGTTCCTTGtgatttatatttgattaatataatatctAACATTACCTGCCCCGCCACCAGCCCTTCCGCCCCCACCGCCGCCGCCAGTTCACCGATGGCGCGGACCAGTCTGCTCTGAGAAACTTTCTCCGTCGTCGTTTTCGCAGCCGCGTGTTCGAACGCGAGGGAAAGAAGGGCGTCCCCGGCGAGAACGGCCATTTCTCCGCCGAAGACCTTGTGGTTTGTGGGCTTGCCGCGGCGGAGATCGTCGTTGTCCATGCAGGGGAGGNCCACCCttgcgtccaacttttcgctctctgattctcgcacagcagaaccgaagtctgctgtggacgcgaaGCGGACGCGCCctggacgcccgcgtccaattttaagctctctgaagtttggttcgctctgctgtggacgcgcagtggacgcgcgcgtccaaggtggcgtccatcagaaccctctctgaagttgaagtctggaagcatttatcgcagtggacgcgcccgtggacgcgcgtccaccctggcgtccatcgcggaacTTGGCGGTTTttgcgagatttaaaaggggaatggagccatttttcaggggatccatcacattttcattttagatcagtttagaatatttctctctctaggattagcctagagagatctcccccaattcactccacattcccaattcactccacattgcaattcttagtttagattagaattagagaagaattccattgttgcaagattgtgatctacattcaagttcaagattaaagttcaatttcaagttcaagttcaaattcaaagttcaattcctagctaagtcttccttttaatttcttgtcattacttttgccttttgctatttcaatttcaagtatgattagatagatctttgtggatttggattgagcaatgttttatggatgttcttgagctttgaattgatcaattaggttttgcaattgctttgattatgagtttgattgtgtgaatggtgatcttctttgactcttgtgtgggaatgatcaacctatatgagaggtgtttggagaaggagtctcacctacgagagtagggatactccttagcctagcctagcacgtttccttcccacctttgagaaaagggggattggaaggcaaatagcacaccatgtgttcgataatttgcctcacctagcctagttgccatgagaatgggactatggactagatgataggccaatgaccacgagagtggcgttggcatagttgtcttgcctcattttcattatctaagtgttgctagcctagtatcttaggaaatcaaggatacctatatgagttgcaatatccaaatcctcctttccacttaattgtttcctttgtttgttccttattttccttatgtttcatgcacctttcttacctatgtttgggttagctttcaaacactaaacactcttgtgcttaatccccttaccgcttgaattccctccttgccatcctttgagaacgatactcgggaacttcttcccgttttaccacctattactttccatccaccgcgaaaactacacccatcAATTATTAATGGTATGTAGgcaccttaaaaaaaattaatggctTCTAAGTAAAACAGTCCTCTCAGTTCCAGAATTCAGGAGAGAGATGGTAGACAAAACACTAATGTTATTCTGCAGATTTGCAATACCAACAACAATGGATATCCTAAAGTTTCAGGTCAGGTTCCTTGtgatttatatttgattaatataatatctAACATTACCTGCCCCGCCACCAGCCCTTCCGCCCCCACCGCCGCCGCCAGTTCACCGATGGCGCGGACCAGTCTGCTCTGAGAAACTTTCTCCGTCGTCGTTTTCGCAGCCGCGTGTTCGAACGCGAGGGAAAGAAGGGCGTCCCCGGCGAGAACGGCCATTTCTCCGCCGAAGACCTTGTGGTTTGTGGGCTTGCCGCGGCGGAGATCGCCGAAGACCTTGTGGTTTGTGGGCTTGCCGCGGCGGAGATCGTCGTTGTCCATGCAGGGGATGGGCTTGCCGCGGCGGAGATCGTCGTTGTCCATGCAGGGGAGGTCGTCGTGGATGAGGGACATGGTGTGGATCATCTCCACCGCGCAAGCCATGGGTATGGCCGCCGCTTCGTCCCCTCCGACTAGCTCACACGAGGCGAGGCAGAGGATCGGCCGGACGCGTTTTCCTCCGGCAAAAAGCGAGTACCTCATCGCCTCGTGAATCTTGATTGGCTTCTTCTCCGGTAACGGCACCGCCTCGTCTAGCGCTTTGTTAACCTTTATAGCTTTGGTTGCCATGTATTCTTCGAAGTGGAAAGTTGCCGGGAGCACCATTTTTTTGGGTAGCTTCGTTTCAACTTATGATGCTTTAGCAACTTTAGCCTGAATAATCTTCATAGGACCAAGATTAACAGATGAGTTTTTTTGCAGAAAACATAAGCCCGTGCCTAAGATTTATGGGAAACAATGGATGTTCTTGAGCGGGTATGTTAGCTAGAAATGTCATTGTGATTTGCGAAGTGTTGTGGCAGTGATCGATTATTGTTGGACTGGAAGATGCTAATTCATTATCACATGACTTCTGGTTATTTTCTCCCTCCTGTACTGTTTGGAATTTATTGAGTAATTAATTTTGAGACAGtctttgatttacaagaaagtTTGTCGTTAACATCTAAATGTGTACACAATACACAGTGTAAAATCAGTTCTGTgataaattaaagataaaatattCAGTGGATTCAgttcaccttacaaggtgggCGGAGTTCAAAATATACTATTTACCTATTAAATGGTCACAATTACCTACACAATTTTAAATActtcacaatttaaattataaacatttaatatgttaattttgagcattcagtatgtaaattgtgtctTTTTAACCCGAGCACGCCTAACAAGGTGGACCCATGTGCAGTTTGGACTTTATTGAGTAATTGTTATTGATTTACGAGAGAGTTTGTCATCACTATTTAAATGTGTATATTGTCTGAAGTCAGCTCGGTGATAAATTAATAGTGAATTTtttatgagaccgtctcacatatCTGAATAGGTTGGGTCATGATGAAAATTTAGTGCTTATATtacaaaatgtaataataatttacaaaaatagattatttcttaaataataatgtaatattttaagttaaaaataataaaatgtaacTTTTACACAAAATCAAACTATTAGCTTACGGTTTCTATTGCAAGTATACGTTCATGATTAGGCAACGCCAAGATGGAGAATCAAGAATATATTATACTTAGAAGAGATAGATAAAGGAAATTGTATGTGTCAATTCCATGGCCTGCCAAGGGGACCTTTATGTCCTTGATTCCCTTTAGGAAACTCCCAAAATTCCTCAACtatgttgcaattaaataagGTTGGAAGTTACGTGTAATTGAATAAGGAATACccaattttgttattttaatttgtttaaaatgatCATATCGCCCACAATGATGTACAATGTGATACTATGATAGTCTTGATGGAAGATATTGTTTAAATTTAATGTCAACACTTGTAAATTGTAATCTCAATTTATCATTAGCATCAAATAATCATATCAAATTTCAATCAATTAAAATCAAATCTATATAAAAACTTTCCTAACAGGTAATGATCCATTAATAtacaacatttttttatataacaaagatgaaatattaatttggta of Ipomoea triloba cultivar NCNSP0323 chromosome 3, ASM357664v1 contains these proteins:
- the LOC116014095 gene encoding heterodimeric geranylgeranyl pyrophosphate synthase large subunit 1, chloroplastic-like, with translation MVLPATFHFEEYMATKAIKVNKALDEAVPLPEKKPIKIHEAMRYSLFAGGKRVRPILCLASCELVGGDEAAAIPMACAVEMIHTMSLIHDDLPCMDNDDLRRGKPTNHKVFGGEMAVLAGDALLSLAFEHAAAKTTTEKVSQSRLVRAIGELAAAVGAEGLVAGQVVDLSSEGKAVDLKELEYIHIHKTSKLLEASVVCGAIIGGGSVVEVERLRSYARCVGLLFKVVDDILDVTKSSELGKTAGKDLSSEKATRRYPKLMGVEKARKFADELVEKAIHKLSYFDAARATPLYHLAYYLADRQN